One genomic segment of Paenibacillus durus includes these proteins:
- the ilvN gene encoding acetolactate synthase small subunit, translating into MERNTISVLVNDQPGVLQRVSGLFGRRGFNIESITVGQSEEAGLSRMVIVTLGDDDQLEQIEKQLYKLIDVIKVVDLSAKPMVARELALIKVKAEPSERPEIMGVVETFRASVVDIGSTSMLVQVVGDTQKIDAMIELLKPYGIRELSRTGVTAMIRGNVQ; encoded by the coding sequence GTGGAAAGAAATACGATTTCCGTGCTGGTGAACGATCAGCCTGGTGTGCTCCAACGGGTGTCGGGGCTGTTCGGACGGCGCGGGTTTAATATTGAGAGCATTACCGTTGGTCAATCCGAGGAGGCGGGATTGTCCAGAATGGTCATCGTCACTTTGGGAGATGATGACCAGCTGGAGCAGATTGAGAAGCAGCTCTATAAGCTGATCGACGTCATCAAGGTGGTTGACCTTAGTGCAAAGCCCATGGTTGCCCGCGAGCTGGCGCTGATTAAGGTCAAGGCCGAGCCTTCCGAGCGGCCGGAGATTATGGGCGTGGTCGAAACGTTCCGCGCCTCCGTTGTCGACATCGGCAGCACGAGCATGCTAGTGCAGGTCGTTGGGGATACGCAGAAGATCGATGCGATGATCGAACTGCTGAAGCCTTACGGCATCAGAGAGCTGTCCCGGACCGGCGTAACGGCAATGATCCGCGGAAATGTGCAATAG
- the ilvB gene encoding biosynthetic-type acetolactate synthase large subunit: protein MMTQIPEMRSTEELREKWKTPEVITGSEILLRSLVLEGVDTVFGYPGGAVLYIYDALYGFNDFKHVLTRHEQGAIHAADGYARASGKTGVCIATSGPGATNLVTGIATAYMDSVPLVVITGNVFSSLIGTDAFQEADITGITMPITKHSYLVRNVEDLPRIIHEAFHIASTGRKGPVLIDIPKDVSAAKTLFTPVTSVNLRGYNPRTVPNKLQLDKLVRAISEAERPIIIAGGGVIYSGAHEAMCEFVKRTEIPITTTLLGLGAFPSGDDLWMGMPGMHGTYTANNAIQQCDLLINIGARFDDRVTGKLDGFAPKAKIVHIDIDPAEIGKNISPDIPIVGDVKTVLEMLNPEVERTSNADAWRAQIAQWKQDKPLSYTDSDYELKPQWVIELINDTTQGEAIVTTDVGQHQMWAAQYYKFNHPRSWVTSGGLGTMGFGFPSAIGAQMAYPERLVVSINGDGGMQMCSQELAICAIHNIPVKIVVLNNEVLGMVRQWQNLIYEKRYSYTDLAGSPNFVKLAEAYGVKGILATTKEEARAAWQEALETPGPVLVEFRVSKDENVYPMVTQGSTIDQMLMGDE, encoded by the coding sequence ATGATGACGCAAATACCGGAAATGCGGTCGACAGAGGAGTTACGGGAGAAGTGGAAGACGCCGGAAGTGATTACCGGTTCGGAGATTCTGCTGCGCAGCCTGGTGCTGGAGGGCGTGGATACCGTGTTCGGATATCCCGGAGGAGCCGTTCTATACATCTATGACGCATTGTATGGATTCAATGATTTCAAGCATGTGCTGACCCGTCATGAGCAGGGGGCGATTCATGCGGCGGACGGATATGCAAGAGCAAGCGGTAAGACTGGCGTCTGTATCGCGACTTCCGGCCCCGGGGCGACCAATCTGGTCACCGGTATCGCTACAGCCTATATGGATTCTGTCCCGCTGGTTGTCATCACAGGCAACGTATTCTCCAGCCTGATCGGTACGGATGCTTTCCAGGAAGCGGACATTACCGGCATCACGATGCCGATTACCAAGCACAGCTATTTGGTACGTAATGTGGAGGATCTGCCCAGAATCATTCATGAAGCTTTCCATATTGCATCGACGGGCCGCAAAGGGCCGGTACTTATCGATATTCCCAAGGATGTATCCGCGGCGAAGACGCTGTTCACCCCTGTAACGAGCGTGAATCTTCGGGGCTATAATCCACGCACCGTTCCGAATAAGCTTCAGCTCGACAAGCTGGTACGCGCGATTTCGGAGGCCGAGCGGCCGATCATCATTGCCGGCGGCGGGGTTATCTATTCCGGCGCGCATGAAGCGATGTGCGAATTCGTGAAGCGGACGGAAATCCCAATCACGACAACACTGCTGGGACTGGGAGCATTCCCGAGCGGCGATGATTTGTGGATGGGAATGCCAGGCATGCACGGTACGTATACGGCGAATAACGCCATCCAGCAGTGCGATCTGTTGATTAATATCGGAGCGAGGTTCGACGACCGTGTGACAGGCAAGCTTGATGGCTTCGCGCCAAAAGCCAAGATCGTTCATATCGACATCGACCCTGCCGAAATCGGCAAGAACATATCGCCTGACATTCCGATTGTTGGAGATGTTAAGACGGTGCTGGAGATGCTGAATCCCGAAGTTGAACGGACTTCGAACGCCGATGCTTGGAGAGCGCAGATTGCTCAGTGGAAGCAGGATAAGCCCCTTAGTTATACTGACTCCGATTACGAGCTGAAGCCGCAGTGGGTTATCGAACTGATCAATGATACGACACAGGGCGAGGCGATTGTGACGACGGACGTCGGTCAGCACCAAATGTGGGCGGCGCAGTATTACAAGTTCAATCATCCGCGTTCTTGGGTGACTTCCGGCGGTCTTGGAACGATGGGCTTCGGTTTCCCTTCGGCAATCGGTGCGCAGATGGCCTACCCTGAACGGCTGGTGGTCTCGATCAACGGCGACGGCGGTATGCAGATGTGTTCCCAAGAGCTGGCAATATGCGCTATCCATAACATTCCGGTCAAGATCGTCGTGCTCAATAACGAGGTGCTCGGCATGGTGCGGCAGTGGCAGAATCTCATCTACGAGAAACGTTACAGCTATACGGATCTGGCCGGCAGCCCGAACTTTGTGAAACTGGCGGAAGCTTACGGTGTAAAAGGAATCCTGGCGACAACGAAAGAAGAAGCAAGGGCAGCATGGCAGGAAGCTCTGGAAACGCCGGGACCGGTGTTGGTGGAATTCCGCGTTTCCAAGGACGAGAATGTCTACCCGATGGTAACCCAGGGCTCGACGATTGATCAAATGCTGATGGGGGATGAATAA